From the Mycobacteriales bacterium genome, one window contains:
- a CDS encoding aldehyde dehydrogenase, producing MTAPVVHPDRFFIDGEWATPSSSATFDVIDSASEEVFFSVAEAQAADMEKAITAARNAFDNGPWPFLAHRERAEYLRALSKELSARADALGEIWPRESGILAMIAKFSAPMFATVFDYYAGLADTYAWEERAQPTMGGSFGLIVREPVGVVGAIIPWNAPIQLAIYKMAPALLAGCTVILKASPEAPGAADLLAECAEAAGLPPGVFNVLTADREVSEMLVRDPRVDKIAFTGSTAAGRRIASLCGKRIARYTLELGGKSAAVILDDADLGQAAMAIAGAECMISGQVCSSLTRLVVPRKRHDEFVEALAATFSQMVVGDPFDPATQMGPLAMERQRDKVLDLIAKGKTEAKLVTGGGRPAHLERGYYVEPTVFAEVDNSMTIAQEEIFGPVLSVIPAADEDDAVRIANDTIYGLNASVFTGDADKARAVAARLRSGTVGHNGFRTDFGIAFGGFKQSGIGREGGVEGLLPYLETKTVILETTPSSYAE from the coding sequence GTGACCGCACCTGTCGTCCACCCCGATCGCTTCTTCATCGACGGCGAGTGGGCCACGCCCTCCTCCTCGGCCACGTTCGACGTCATCGACTCGGCCAGTGAAGAGGTCTTCTTCTCCGTTGCCGAGGCGCAGGCCGCCGACATGGAGAAGGCCATCACCGCTGCGCGCAACGCCTTCGACAACGGACCGTGGCCCTTCCTCGCCCACCGCGAGCGCGCGGAGTACCTGCGCGCGCTGAGCAAGGAGCTGTCTGCCCGGGCCGACGCGCTCGGAGAGATCTGGCCGCGCGAGTCCGGGATCCTCGCGATGATCGCGAAGTTCTCCGCACCGATGTTCGCGACGGTCTTCGACTACTACGCGGGGCTCGCCGACACCTACGCGTGGGAGGAGCGGGCGCAGCCGACGATGGGCGGCTCGTTCGGCCTGATCGTGCGCGAGCCGGTCGGTGTCGTCGGCGCGATCATCCCGTGGAACGCGCCGATCCAGCTCGCGATCTACAAGATGGCGCCGGCCCTGCTCGCCGGGTGCACCGTGATCCTCAAGGCCTCCCCCGAGGCACCCGGCGCGGCGGACCTGCTGGCCGAGTGCGCCGAGGCCGCCGGGCTGCCGCCGGGCGTCTTCAACGTCCTCACTGCCGACCGCGAGGTCTCCGAGATGCTGGTCCGCGACCCGCGCGTGGACAAGATCGCCTTCACCGGGTCGACCGCCGCCGGCCGGCGGATCGCCTCGCTGTGCGGTAAGCGGATCGCCCGCTACACCCTCGAGCTCGGCGGCAAGTCCGCCGCCGTGATCCTCGACGACGCCGACCTGGGACAGGCCGCCATGGCGATCGCCGGCGCGGAGTGCATGATCTCCGGCCAGGTCTGCTCCTCGCTCACGCGCCTCGTCGTCCCGCGCAAGCGCCACGACGAGTTCGTCGAGGCACTGGCCGCAACGTTCTCCCAGATGGTGGTCGGCGACCCGTTCGACCCGGCGACGCAGATGGGCCCGCTCGCGATGGAGCGCCAGCGCGACAAGGTGCTCGACCTGATCGCGAAAGGCAAGACCGAGGCGAAGCTCGTCACCGGTGGTGGGCGGCCGGCGCACCTCGAGCGCGGCTACTACGTCGAGCCGACCGTCTTCGCCGAGGTCGACAACTCGATGACGATCGCGCAGGAGGAGATCTTCGGGCCGGTGCTGTCGGTGATCCCGGCCGCCGATGAGGACGACGCGGTCCGGATCGCCAACGACACGATCTACGGCCTCAACGCCTCGGTGTTCACCGGCGACGCCGACAAGGCGCGCGCGGTCGCCGCCCGCCTGCGCTCGGGGACGGTCGGGCACAACGGCTTCCGCACCGACTTCGGCATCGCCTTCGGCGGCTTCAAGCAGTCCGGCATCGGGCGCGAGGGTGGCGTCGAGGGACTGCTCCCCTACCTCGAGACCAAGACGGTCATCCTCGAGACGACGCCGAGCTCGTACGCCGAGTAG
- a CDS encoding SDR family NAD(P)-dependent oxidoreductase, with product MGELDGKVAVITGAGSGMGRASAEVFVRAGARVVCADISGAQDQTAADLGDAAIAVRCDVADEASVVALFEAAVQAFGRVDAALNVAGVASGGPLAEATLEEYHRVTSIDMLGVLLGTKHAIKTMIPTGGGSIVNWSSIGGLGASPMGTGIYSAAKAGVHAITKAAAVEYGAQGIRANAICPGFVETAMTGGPGTAEKFPQLVQGSALKRAGRAEEIAEVAAFLASDRSSYLTGVIIPVDGGTTAALP from the coding sequence ATGGGCGAGCTCGACGGCAAGGTGGCCGTGATCACCGGCGCCGGATCCGGCATGGGCCGGGCGTCGGCGGAGGTCTTCGTGCGCGCGGGCGCCCGGGTCGTCTGCGCCGACATCAGCGGGGCGCAGGACCAGACCGCCGCCGACCTCGGCGACGCCGCGATCGCCGTACGGTGCGACGTCGCCGACGAGGCGAGCGTCGTCGCGTTGTTCGAGGCCGCGGTGCAGGCGTTCGGCCGGGTCGACGCCGCGCTGAACGTCGCAGGCGTCGCGTCCGGCGGACCGCTCGCCGAGGCGACCCTCGAGGAGTACCACCGGGTCACCTCGATCGACATGCTCGGTGTCCTGCTCGGCACGAAGCATGCGATCAAGACGATGATCCCGACCGGAGGCGGGTCGATCGTGAACTGGTCGTCGATCGGCGGTCTCGGCGCCTCGCCGATGGGCACCGGCATCTACTCCGCGGCGAAGGCCGGGGTGCACGCCATCACCAAGGCAGCGGCCGTCGAGTACGGCGCCCAGGGGATCCGCGCCAACGCGATCTGTCCGGGCTTCGTCGAGACCGCGATGACCGGCGGACCCGGCACCGCGGAGAAGTTCCCGCAGCTCGTGCAGGGCTCGGCGCTCAAGCGGGCCGGCCGCGCGGAGGAGATCGCGGAGGTCGCCGCGTTCCTGGCCTCCGACCGGTCGAGCTATCTGACCGGCGTGATCATCCCGGTCGACGGCGGCACCACCGCCGCGCTGCCGTAA
- a CDS encoding helix-turn-helix transcriptional regulator, producing the protein MSRSGSLLREVRGRAGLSQNELARRSGVDATLISAYENGRRVPGGDALIRLIEACGATLDPTTTVDRARGAAAQLEQVTALAMALPRRAAGPLTYPSFRRLRAG; encoded by the coding sequence GTGAGCCGATCCGGGTCGCTGCTGCGCGAGGTGCGCGGTCGCGCCGGCCTGTCCCAGAACGAGCTCGCGCGGCGCAGCGGCGTCGACGCGACGCTCATCAGTGCGTACGAGAACGGGCGCCGCGTGCCGGGCGGCGACGCGCTGATCCGGCTGATCGAGGCCTGCGGCGCGACGCTCGACCCGACGACGACCGTCGACCGTGCTCGTGGCGCCGCGGCTCAGCTCGAGCAGGTGACCGCGCTCGCGATGGCGTTGCCCCGGCGTGCGGCCGGACCGCTCACCTATCCGTCGTTCCGGCGGCTGCGGGCGGGATGA